A single genomic interval of uncultured Methanobrevibacter sp. harbors:
- a CDS encoding Zn-ribbon domain-containing OB-fold protein has product MSDTVRTWRHIQQRYNLIGTKCTTCGELFFPSRVVCPNCRRKGNLEPFQFSGKGKIHTFSVIRSAPDNFKKSAPYAVAVVELEEGAKLTSQLVDCDVEDIEIGDDVEMVFRRIREDGEDGVISYGYKFKVIK; this is encoded by the coding sequence ATGTCAGATACTGTAAGAACATGGCGTCATATACAACAAAGATACAATCTTATTGGTACCAAATGTACCACCTGTGGAGAATTATTCTTCCCATCTCGTGTAGTTTGTCCTAATTGTAGAAGAAAAGGAAATCTTGAACCTTTCCAATTTTCAGGAAAAGGTAAAATTCACACATTTTCAGTAATCAGATCCGCACCTGATAACTTTAAAAAATCAGCTCCTTATGCTGTAGCTGTTGTTGAACTTGAAGAAGGTGCTAAATTAACTTCACAACTTGTCGACTGTGATGTTGAAGATATTGAAATCGGTGACGATGTGGAAATGGTATTTAGAAGAATCAGAGAAGATGGAGAGGATGGAGTAATCTCCTATGGATACAAATTCAAAGTTATCAAATAA